A genomic segment from Barrientosiimonas humi encodes:
- a CDS encoding phosphoglycerate kinase gives MRTIDDLGDLRGKTVLLRSDLNVPMDGGRITDDGRIRASVPTIQVLTERGARVVVVAHLGRPKGKPDPQFSLRPVAERLGELLGAPVTVAQDTVGESARSVVSSLQDGQVAVLENLRFEPGETGKTPQERADFADRLAGLADVFVSDGFGVVHREQASVYDVAERLPHAAGGLVVTEVEVLQRLTDPQRPYVVALGGAKVSDKLGVIANLLTTADRLLIGGGMVFTFLKAQGHEVGSSLLEEDQVDTVRGYLEEAEQRGVEIVLPVDIVAATAFSADADHEVVPADQIPADRMGLDIGPESAALFASKIEDARTVFWNGPMGAFEMAPYAAGTKAVAEALVAATEAGATTVVGGGDSAAAVRELGFAEDDFTHISTGGGASLEYLEGKTLPGLAVLEK, from the coding sequence CTGCGCACGATCGACGACCTGGGGGACCTGCGCGGCAAGACCGTGCTGCTGCGCAGCGACCTCAACGTGCCGATGGACGGCGGCCGGATCACCGACGACGGGCGCATCCGCGCGTCGGTGCCGACCATCCAGGTGCTGACCGAGCGCGGGGCGCGCGTGGTCGTGGTCGCCCACCTCGGGCGGCCGAAGGGCAAGCCGGACCCGCAGTTCTCGCTGCGCCCGGTGGCCGAGCGCCTGGGCGAGCTGCTCGGGGCCCCGGTCACCGTCGCCCAGGACACCGTCGGCGAGTCGGCCCGCAGCGTGGTCTCCAGCCTGCAGGACGGTCAGGTCGCGGTGCTGGAGAACCTGCGCTTCGAGCCCGGCGAGACCGGCAAGACCCCGCAGGAGCGCGCCGACTTCGCCGACCGGCTCGCCGGCCTCGCCGACGTGTTCGTCAGCGACGGCTTCGGCGTGGTGCACCGCGAGCAGGCCAGCGTGTACGACGTCGCCGAGCGACTGCCGCACGCCGCGGGTGGTCTCGTGGTCACCGAGGTCGAGGTGCTGCAGCGGCTGACCGACCCGCAGCGGCCGTACGTCGTCGCCCTCGGCGGCGCCAAGGTGAGCGACAAGCTCGGCGTGATCGCCAACCTGCTGACGACGGCCGACCGGCTGCTCATCGGCGGCGGCATGGTCTTCACCTTCCTCAAGGCCCAGGGCCACGAGGTCGGCTCCAGCCTGCTGGAGGAGGACCAGGTCGACACCGTGCGCGGCTACCTCGAGGAGGCCGAGCAGCGCGGCGTCGAGATCGTGCTCCCGGTCGACATCGTCGCGGCCACGGCGTTCAGCGCCGACGCCGACCACGAGGTCGTCCCGGCCGACCAGATCCCGGCCGACCGGATGGGTCTGGACATCGGCCCCGAGTCGGCCGCGCTGTTCGCGAGCAAGATCGAGGACGCCCGGACGGTCTTCTGGAACGGGCCGATGGGCGCCTTCGAGATGGCTCCCTACGCCGCCGGCACCAAGGCGGTCGCCGAGGCGCTCGTCGCGGCGACCGAGGCCGGCGCCACAACGGTGGTCGGTGGCGGCGACTCCGCCGCGGCCGTGCGCGAGCTCGGCTTCGCCGAGGACGACTTCACCCACATCTCCACCGGCGGCGGCGCAAGCCTGGAGTACCTCGAGGGCAAGACGCTGCCGGGTCTTGCCGTCCTGGAGAAGTGA
- the secG gene encoding preprotein translocase subunit SecG: MDAVRIALQTLLVISGLFLVLLILMHKGKGGGLSDMFGGGVSSNLGGSSMAERNLNRITVVVGLLWAATIVGLGLLDRLALS; encoded by the coding sequence GTGGACGCAGTTCGTATCGCCCTGCAGACCCTGTTGGTCATCAGCGGCCTGTTCCTGGTCCTGCTCATCCTCATGCACAAGGGCAAGGGCGGGGGCCTGTCCGACATGTTCGGCGGCGGGGTGTCCAGCAACCTGGGCGGCTCGTCGATGGCCGAGCGCAACCTCAACCGCATCACCGTCGTCGTCGGCCTGCTGTGGGCCGCGACGATCGTGGGGCTCGGTCTGCTGGACCGACTGGCCCTGTCCTGA
- the gap gene encoding type I glyceraldehyde-3-phosphate dehydrogenase translates to MTVRVGINGFGRIGRNFFRAVLASDADIEVVAFNDLGDDETQAHLLKYDTILGRLDEPVEVVEGGIKVGDKVIKSFAEKDPSKLPWGELDVDIVIESTGLFTDAEKAKAHIDGGAKRVIISAPAKNEDVTIVMGVNEDAFDPATDTIISNASCTTNCLGPMAKVLNDELGIERGLMTTVHAYTQDQNLQDGPHKDLRRARAAAINIVPTSTGAAKAIGLVLPELKGKLDGFALRVPVPTGSATDLTFEAPRDTTVEEVNAAMKKAAEGPLKGILKYTEDEIVSSDIVTDPHSCIFDAGLTRVIGNQVKVVGWYDNEWGYSNRLVDLVAFVGSKQ, encoded by the coding sequence GTGACTGTCCGCGTTGGCATCAACGGCTTCGGCCGCATCGGCCGCAACTTCTTCCGGGCGGTGCTCGCCTCCGACGCCGACATCGAGGTCGTGGCGTTCAACGACCTCGGCGACGACGAGACGCAGGCCCACCTGCTGAAGTACGACACGATCCTGGGTCGTCTCGACGAGCCGGTCGAGGTCGTCGAGGGCGGCATCAAGGTCGGCGACAAGGTCATCAAGAGCTTCGCCGAGAAGGACCCGAGCAAGCTCCCGTGGGGCGAGCTCGACGTCGACATCGTGATCGAGTCCACCGGTCTGTTCACCGACGCCGAGAAGGCCAAGGCGCACATCGACGGCGGCGCCAAGCGGGTCATCATCTCCGCGCCCGCGAAGAACGAGGACGTCACCATCGTCATGGGCGTCAACGAGGACGCGTTCGACCCGGCGACCGACACCATCATCAGCAACGCCTCCTGCACCACCAACTGCCTCGGCCCGATGGCCAAGGTGCTCAACGACGAGCTGGGCATCGAGCGCGGTCTGATGACCACGGTGCACGCCTACACCCAGGACCAGAACCTGCAGGACGGCCCGCACAAGGACCTGCGCCGCGCCCGCGCCGCCGCGATCAACATCGTGCCGACCTCCACCGGCGCCGCGAAGGCCATCGGCCTGGTGCTGCCCGAGCTGAAGGGCAAGCTCGACGGCTTCGCGCTGCGCGTCCCGGTCCCGACCGGCTCGGCCACCGACCTCACCTTCGAGGCCCCCCGCGACACCACCGTCGAGGAGGTCAACGCCGCGATGAAGAAGGCGGCGGAGGGCCCGCTCAAGGGCATCCTGAAGTACACCGAGGACGAGATCGTCTCCTCCGACATCGTCACCGACCCGCACTCGTGCATCTTCGACGCGGGCCTGACCCGCGTCATCGGCAACCAGGTCAAGGTCGTCGGCTGGTACGACAACGAGTGGGGCTACTCCAACCGCCTGGTCGACCTCGTCGCCTTCGTCGGGTCGAAGCAGTGA
- the tal gene encoding transaldolase, with the protein MATTNPRIKALSDVGVSIWLDDLNRPMITSGDLQRLIDEQDVVGVTTNPTIFATALSDGTAYNEQVADLAANGADVELAVFELTTDDVRNACDVMRPVYDATDGQDGRVSIEVDPRMAKDTDGTIEMARRLWQQVDRPNVMIKIPATEEGLPAITAALSEGISVNVTLIFSLDRYRGVMNAFLTGLEQAREKGIDLSTIRSVASFFVSRVDTEIDKRLDEIGTDEAKALKGKAGVANARLAYQAFQEVFATSRWQTLADDGAAVQRPLWASTGVKNPDYSDTMYVVDLAVDDTVNTMPPKTLQALADHGEVKGDQVTDHYDEAREVLNELERVGVSYRDVVDLLEVEGLQKFEDSWGELLGSVESELTKAGGAPEKQEAAR; encoded by the coding sequence AACCGGCCGATGATCACCAGCGGTGACCTGCAGCGGCTCATCGACGAGCAGGACGTCGTCGGCGTGACGACCAACCCGACGATCTTCGCCACCGCGCTGTCCGACGGGACGGCCTACAACGAGCAGGTCGCCGACCTGGCCGCGAACGGCGCCGATGTCGAGCTGGCCGTCTTCGAGCTCACCACCGACGACGTGCGCAACGCGTGCGACGTCATGCGTCCGGTCTACGACGCGACCGACGGCCAGGACGGCCGGGTGTCGATCGAGGTCGACCCGCGGATGGCCAAGGACACCGACGGCACGATCGAGATGGCCCGCCGCCTGTGGCAGCAGGTCGACCGGCCGAACGTGATGATCAAGATCCCCGCGACCGAGGAGGGGCTGCCCGCCATCACCGCGGCGCTGTCCGAGGGCATCAGCGTCAACGTCACGCTGATCTTCAGCCTCGACCGCTACCGCGGCGTGATGAACGCCTTCCTCACCGGTCTGGAGCAGGCCCGCGAGAAGGGCATCGACCTGTCGACCATCCGGTCGGTGGCGTCGTTCTTCGTCTCCCGCGTCGACACCGAGATCGACAAGCGGCTAGACGAGATCGGCACCGACGAGGCCAAGGCCCTCAAGGGCAAGGCCGGCGTGGCGAACGCGCGCCTGGCGTACCAGGCCTTCCAGGAGGTCTTCGCGACCTCGCGCTGGCAGACGCTCGCCGACGACGGCGCTGCTGTGCAGCGTCCGCTGTGGGCCTCGACCGGGGTCAAGAACCCGGACTACTCCGACACGATGTACGTCGTCGACCTGGCCGTCGACGACACGGTCAACACCATGCCGCCGAAGACGCTGCAGGCGCTGGCCGACCACGGCGAGGTCAAGGGCGACCAGGTCACCGACCACTACGACGAGGCCCGCGAGGTGCTCAACGAGCTGGAGCGGGTCGGCGTCAGCTACCGCGACGTGGTCGACCTGCTCGAGGTCGAGGGGCTGCAGAAGTTCGAGGACTCCTGGGGCGAGCTGCTCGGCTCCGTCGAGAGCGAGCTGACCAAGGCCGGCGGTGCGCCGGAGAAGCAGGAGGCGGCGCGGTGA
- a CDS encoding glucose-6-phosphate dehydrogenase assembly protein OpcA — MIVDLPNTSTREVAKRLVTLRHDMGAVALGRVMTLVVDVEETGADEAIEAATESTRQSPSRIIVLVHGTRRGVNRLDAQIRLGGDAGASEIVVLRMHGKLTDHGRAVVTPLVLADSPIVVWWPGAAPKDVGESPLGELSQRRITDVQTARNPRAALTRMAKAYVPGDTDLSWARITRWRALLAAALDQAPYESVTDVTVSGASDSVSSDLLAGWLAVRLRCPVKRARTAAGSDIVSVRMERESGPIDVVRTSPTLATMSQPGQPVRRVSLLQPTTSQAMAEELRRLDRDDSYEEALIKGLKLVSTTTLSGSDAVRTDEAPDVEEARRAGESARRAGAQLTGSAMVEAKPDDAASEEQVKEAAARKLDAKKAERSEDRLRAPRTTAKKSGAKAAAKQSTGKKAAAKRSAAKKSASKRSTAKKSATQKTAKKASS; from the coding sequence GTGATCGTCGACCTGCCCAACACCAGCACGCGCGAGGTCGCCAAGCGGCTCGTCACGCTGCGCCACGACATGGGGGCCGTGGCCCTCGGTCGGGTGATGACCCTGGTCGTCGACGTCGAGGAGACCGGGGCCGACGAGGCCATCGAGGCCGCGACCGAGTCGACGCGCCAGTCGCCCAGCCGGATCATCGTGCTGGTGCACGGCACCCGGCGCGGGGTGAACCGGCTCGACGCGCAGATCCGGCTCGGCGGCGACGCGGGGGCGAGCGAGATCGTCGTGCTGCGCATGCACGGCAAGCTCACCGACCACGGCCGGGCCGTGGTCACCCCGCTGGTGCTCGCCGACTCCCCCATCGTCGTGTGGTGGCCCGGTGCGGCCCCCAAGGACGTCGGCGAGTCGCCGCTCGGCGAGCTGTCGCAGCGCCGGATCACCGACGTCCAGACCGCTCGCAACCCGCGCGCGGCCCTGACCCGGATGGCCAAGGCGTACGTCCCCGGTGACACCGACCTGTCGTGGGCGCGGATCACCCGGTGGCGGGCCCTGCTCGCGGCGGCGCTCGACCAGGCGCCGTACGAGTCGGTCACCGACGTCACGGTCAGCGGCGCCAGCGACTCGGTGAGCAGCGACCTGCTCGCCGGCTGGCTCGCAGTGCGGCTGCGCTGCCCGGTGAAGCGGGCCCGCACGGCGGCCGGCTCCGACATCGTGAGCGTGCGGATGGAGCGGGAGTCGGGCCCGATCGACGTGGTGCGCACCTCCCCCACGCTGGCGACGATGAGCCAGCCCGGGCAGCCGGTGCGCCGGGTCAGCCTGCTGCAGCCGACCACGTCGCAGGCGATGGCCGAGGAGCTGCGCCGGCTCGACCGCGACGACTCCTACGAGGAGGCGCTGATCAAGGGCCTGAAGCTGGTGTCGACCACCACGCTGAGCGGCTCCGACGCGGTGCGCACCGACGAGGCGCCCGACGTCGAGGAGGCGCGGCGCGCGGGCGAGAGCGCCCGCCGGGCCGGGGCCCAGCTCACCGGCAGCGCGATGGTCGAGGCCAAGCCCGACGACGCCGCCTCCGAGGAGCAGGTCAAGGAGGCCGCCGCCCGCAAGCTCGACGCCAAGAAGGCCGAGCGCAGCGAGGACCGGCTGCGTGCCCCGCGCACGACGGCCAAGAAGTCCGGTGCCAAGGCGGCCGCGAAGCAGTCGACCGGCAAGAAGGCCGCGGCGAAGCGATCGGCGGCCAAGAAGTCGGCCAGCAAGCGGTCGACGGCGAAGAAGTCGGCCACGCAGAAGACCGCGAAGAAGGCCTCGTCGTGA
- the tpiA gene encoding triose-phosphate isomerase, which produces MADSASKTSGRTPLMAGNWKMNLDHLQAAHLVQKLDWTLRDGRHDFSAVEVAVLPPFTDLRTVQTLIDGDKLQLKLGAQDLSQHDSGAYTGEISGGFLARLGCTYVVVGHSERRELYGETDEVVRDKVQAAYRHDLTPILCVGEPLEVRQSGEQVPHVLGQLDAAIEGLTPEQAGSIVIAYEPVWAIGTGEVATPEDAQEVCAAIRARLAERYDQQLADGVRVLYGGSVKAANVAAIMAQTDVDGALVGGASIDPNEFASICRYRSHHGADA; this is translated from the coding sequence ATGGCCGACAGCGCGAGCAAGACCTCCGGGCGCACCCCGCTCATGGCGGGCAACTGGAAGATGAACCTGGACCACCTCCAGGCCGCGCACCTGGTGCAGAAGCTGGACTGGACGCTGCGCGACGGACGCCACGACTTCTCGGCCGTCGAGGTGGCCGTGCTCCCGCCGTTCACCGACCTGCGCACCGTGCAGACGCTGATCGACGGCGACAAGCTGCAGCTGAAGCTGGGCGCCCAGGACCTGTCGCAGCACGACTCCGGCGCCTACACCGGGGAGATCTCCGGCGGGTTCCTGGCCCGCCTGGGCTGCACGTACGTCGTCGTCGGCCACAGCGAGCGGCGTGAGCTCTACGGCGAGACCGACGAGGTCGTGCGCGACAAGGTGCAGGCGGCCTACCGGCACGACCTGACGCCGATCCTGTGCGTGGGGGAGCCGCTGGAGGTCCGGCAGAGTGGCGAGCAGGTGCCGCACGTGCTCGGCCAGCTCGACGCCGCGATCGAGGGGCTGACCCCCGAGCAGGCCGGGTCGATCGTCATCGCCTACGAGCCGGTCTGGGCGATCGGCACCGGCGAGGTCGCGACGCCCGAGGACGCGCAGGAGGTCTGCGCGGCGATCCGGGCGCGGCTCGCGGAGCGCTACGACCAGCAGCTGGCCGACGGCGTGCGCGTGCTGTACGGCGGCAGCGTCAAGGCCGCGAACGTCGCCGCGATCATGGCCCAGACCGACGTCGACGGCGCGCTCGTCGGCGGCGCCTCGATCGACCCGAACGAGTTCGCGTCGATCTGCCGCTACCGCAGTCACCACGGCGCCGACGCCTGA
- the zwf gene encoding glucose-6-phosphate dehydrogenase, whose amino-acid sequence MSPARVAKGINPLRDVEDKRLPRIAGPCAMVLFGVTGDLAKKKLMPAIYDLSNRGLLPPGFSLVGFARRDWADQDFGKIVYEAVREHARTPFREDVWRNLAEGFRFVPGTFDDPAAFDLLAETVNELGETRGTGGNIAFYLSIPPGFFSVVSEQLERSGLSTPSRGSWRRVVIEKPFGHDLKSARELNAIVEKVFPADSVFRIDHYLGKETVQNILALRFANQMFEPVWNSHYVDHVQITMAEDIGIAGRAGYYDGIGAARDVIQNHLLQLLALTAMEQPNSFDATDLRMEKEKVLAAVRTPRDFGKATARGQYAAGWQGSEPVIGYLQEEGISPTSRTETYAALKLEVATRRWAGVPFYLRTGKRLGKRVTEIAVIFKRAPQMPFTDTATEELGQNAIVIRVQPDEGITMRFGSKVPGAGAMEVRDVTMDFGYGSSFTETSPEAYERLILDVLLGDPPLFPRHEEVELSWKILDPVERFWARTGRPQAYPAGTWGPKSADEMMRRDGRVWRMP is encoded by the coding sequence GTGAGCCCGGCACGCGTCGCCAAGGGGATCAACCCGCTCCGGGACGTCGAGGACAAGCGCCTCCCCCGCATCGCGGGGCCGTGCGCCATGGTGCTCTTCGGGGTCACCGGTGACCTGGCGAAGAAGAAGCTCATGCCGGCGATCTACGACCTGTCCAACCGCGGGCTGCTGCCGCCGGGCTTCTCGCTCGTCGGCTTCGCCCGCCGCGACTGGGCCGACCAGGACTTCGGCAAGATCGTCTACGAGGCCGTGCGCGAGCACGCCCGCACGCCGTTCCGCGAGGACGTGTGGCGCAACCTGGCCGAAGGCTTCCGGTTCGTGCCCGGCACGTTCGACGACCCGGCCGCGTTCGACCTGCTCGCCGAGACCGTCAACGAGCTCGGCGAGACGCGCGGCACCGGCGGCAACATCGCGTTCTACCTGTCGATCCCGCCCGGGTTCTTCTCGGTCGTGAGCGAGCAGCTGGAGCGCAGCGGGCTGTCGACGCCCTCGCGCGGCAGCTGGCGGCGGGTGGTCATCGAGAAGCCGTTCGGGCACGACCTGAAGAGCGCCCGCGAGCTGAACGCCATCGTCGAGAAGGTCTTCCCGGCCGACTCGGTGTTCCGGATCGACCACTACCTCGGCAAGGAGACGGTCCAGAACATCCTGGCGCTGCGCTTCGCCAACCAGATGTTCGAGCCGGTGTGGAACTCCCACTACGTCGACCACGTGCAGATCACGATGGCCGAGGACATCGGCATCGCGGGGCGCGCCGGCTACTACGACGGCATCGGCGCCGCGCGTGACGTGATCCAGAACCACCTGCTGCAGCTGCTCGCGCTCACCGCCATGGAGCAGCCCAACTCCTTCGACGCCACCGACCTGCGGATGGAGAAGGAGAAGGTGCTCGCGGCCGTGCGCACGCCCCGCGACTTCGGCAAGGCCACCGCCCGCGGGCAGTACGCCGCCGGCTGGCAGGGCAGCGAACCGGTCATCGGCTACCTGCAGGAGGAGGGCATCAGCCCCACCTCGCGCACCGAGACCTACGCCGCGCTGAAGCTCGAGGTGGCGACGCGTCGCTGGGCGGGGGTGCCGTTCTACCTGCGCACCGGCAAGCGGCTCGGCAAGCGGGTCACCGAGATCGCGGTGATCTTCAAGCGGGCGCCGCAGATGCCGTTCACCGACACCGCCACCGAGGAGCTCGGCCAGAACGCCATCGTCATCCGGGTGCAGCCCGACGAGGGCATCACCATGCGCTTCGGCTCGAAGGTGCCCGGCGCGGGCGCCATGGAGGTGCGCGACGTCACGATGGACTTCGGCTACGGCTCCTCCTTCACCGAGACCAGCCCGGAGGCGTACGAGCGGCTCATCCTCGACGTGCTGCTCGGCGACCCGCCGCTGTTCCCGCGGCACGAGGAGGTCGAGCTGTCCTGGAAGATCCTCGACCCGGTCGAGCGGTTCTGGGCGCGCACCGGGCGGCCGCAGGCCTATCCCGCGGGCACCTGGGGTCCGAAGAGTGCTGACGAGATGATGCGCCGCGACGGCCGCGTCTGGAGGATGCCGTGA
- the pgl gene encoding 6-phosphogluconolactonase — MSAEPQVRRHPDKQAAAGAAAAALVEALAAAQAEGREPQVALTGGSMGSAIVQAVLDGPHDQVDWSTVTVWWGDERYLPAGDPDRNDVQNDEAGLDRLGLRPERVHRVAGPDASASLEESATAYGHEMRADGSGEFDVVLLGVGPDGHVASLFPQHPAQRVGDAVAIPVTDSPKPPPERVSLTFEALNRARQVWFLVAGDDKAEAVAAALRPGADRWDVPAAGVRGRLATTWWLDEPAASGLPQD; from the coding sequence GTGAGCGCCGAGCCGCAGGTGCGCCGCCACCCCGACAAGCAGGCCGCGGCCGGGGCGGCTGCGGCGGCCCTGGTCGAGGCGCTGGCCGCCGCCCAGGCCGAGGGCCGCGAGCCGCAGGTCGCCCTGACCGGTGGCTCGATGGGCTCGGCGATCGTCCAGGCGGTGCTCGACGGGCCGCACGACCAGGTCGACTGGTCGACGGTCACGGTGTGGTGGGGCGACGAGCGCTACCTGCCGGCCGGCGACCCCGACCGCAACGACGTGCAGAACGACGAGGCCGGACTCGACCGCCTCGGGCTCCGGCCCGAGCGGGTGCACCGGGTCGCGGGGCCCGATGCGTCGGCGTCGCTCGAGGAGTCCGCGACGGCGTACGGCCACGAGATGCGGGCCGACGGGTCGGGCGAGTTCGACGTCGTGCTGCTCGGCGTCGGGCCGGACGGGCACGTCGCGTCGCTGTTCCCGCAGCACCCGGCGCAGCGCGTCGGCGACGCGGTCGCGATCCCGGTCACCGACTCCCCCAAGCCGCCGCCCGAGCGGGTGTCGCTGACGTTCGAGGCGCTGAACCGCGCGCGTCAGGTGTGGTTCCTGGTGGCCGGCGACGACAAGGCCGAGGCGGTCGCCGCCGCGCTGCGGCCGGGCGCCGATCGGTGGGACGTGCCCGCCGCGGGCGTGCGCGGCCGGCTCGCCACGACCTGGTGGCTCGACGAGCCTGCGGCGTCCGGCCTCCCGCAGGACTGA
- a CDS encoding RNA polymerase-binding protein RbpA, with protein MAGGNAIRGSRVGAGPMGEAERGEAAPRVVVSYWCSNGHETRPSFAEEPGLALPEQWDCPRCGFPAGQDKENPPAPPRVEPYKTHLAYVKERRSDEEGAVILDEALSSLRERGLIK; from the coding sequence ATGGCCGGAGGGAACGCCATCCGAGGTAGCCGTGTCGGCGCCGGGCCGATGGGCGAGGCGGAGCGCGGCGAGGCCGCACCCCGAGTCGTCGTGTCGTACTGGTGCTCCAACGGGCACGAGACCCGCCCCAGCTTCGCCGAGGAGCCGGGTCTGGCCCTGCCGGAGCAGTGGGACTGCCCGCGCTGCGGCTTCCCCGCGGGCCAGGACAAGGAGAACCCGCCGGCGCCGCCGCGCGTCGAGCCCTACAAGACCCACCTGGCCTACGTGAAGGAGCGGCGCAGCGACGAGGAGGGCGCCGTCATCCTCGACGAGGCGCTCTCCTCCCTGCGCGAGCGCGGCCTGATCAAGTAG
- a CDS encoding glucose-6-phosphate isomerase: MTEPDTIGITVTASGAAADAIDRHLPGLVEAGFAGKLFDQDPTLWGEAAQEEAAKRLSWVGLARSSRPLVGEISALREDLRGKGVDHVVLCGMGGSSLAPEVICATAGVPLTVLDSSQPDMVRAALRDRLDSTVVVVSSKSGSTVETDSQRRAYEQAFRDAGIDPAERIVVVTDPGSPLDGEAREAGYRVINADPDVGGRYSALTAFGLVPSGLAGADIERLLDEAEAITDLLADDDTSNPGLRLGAALGGTEPLRDKIVLIDAGTQITGFGDWAEQLIAESTGKDGTGLLPVVVGSAADGPQTDDETWVLLMPSDDDESEDNATSASSDGTGGESTVGVSGALGAQLLLWEVATAVAGRLLGINPFDQPDVESAKQAARDLLGGGSGAADEPAFVDGDIQVRAAGGDWLGDASTVSDALRRLIDQLGPTGYLAVMAYLDRIADSALADTRVPLATSLGRPVTFGWGPRFLHSTGQYHKGGRPEGVYLQITTEPREDLAVPGRDFTFGEFVSAQAGGDAKVLADHGRPVLRLHLTAHDAGLAQLTRAISEVSGNGAGAR; encoded by the coding sequence GTGACCGAGCCCGACACGATCGGCATCACGGTCACCGCCTCGGGGGCGGCCGCGGACGCGATCGACCGGCACCTGCCCGGCCTGGTCGAGGCCGGCTTCGCCGGCAAGCTGTTCGACCAGGACCCGACGCTGTGGGGCGAGGCCGCCCAGGAGGAGGCCGCCAAGCGGCTGTCCTGGGTGGGCCTGGCCCGCTCGTCGCGCCCGCTGGTCGGTGAGATCTCGGCGCTGCGCGAGGACCTGCGCGGCAAGGGCGTCGACCACGTGGTGCTGTGCGGCATGGGCGGTTCGTCGCTCGCGCCCGAGGTCATCTGCGCGACCGCCGGGGTGCCGCTCACCGTGCTCGACTCCTCCCAGCCCGACATGGTGCGCGCGGCGCTGCGCGACCGGCTCGACTCGACCGTGGTGGTCGTCTCGTCCAAGTCGGGCTCGACGGTCGAGACCGACAGCCAGCGACGGGCGTACGAGCAGGCCTTCCGCGACGCCGGGATCGACCCGGCCGAGCGGATCGTCGTCGTCACCGACCCTGGCAGCCCGCTCGACGGCGAGGCGCGCGAGGCGGGGTACCGGGTGATCAACGCCGACCCCGACGTGGGCGGGCGCTACTCCGCGCTCACCGCGTTCGGTCTGGTCCCGAGCGGGCTCGCGGGCGCCGACATCGAGCGGCTGCTCGACGAGGCCGAGGCGATCACCGACCTGCTCGCCGACGACGACACCAGCAACCCCGGGCTCCGGCTCGGGGCGGCGCTGGGCGGCACCGAGCCGCTGCGCGACAAGATCGTGCTGATCGACGCCGGCACCCAGATCACCGGCTTCGGCGACTGGGCCGAGCAGCTCATCGCCGAGAGCACCGGCAAGGACGGCACGGGTCTGCTGCCCGTCGTCGTGGGTTCGGCGGCCGACGGCCCGCAGACCGACGACGAGACCTGGGTGCTGCTGATGCCCTCGGACGACGACGAGTCCGAAGACAACGCCACGTCCGCCTCGAGCGACGGCACCGGCGGCGAGTCGACCGTCGGGGTCTCCGGCGCGCTCGGCGCCCAGCTGCTGCTGTGGGAGGTCGCGACCGCGGTCGCCGGCCGCCTGCTCGGCATCAACCCGTTCGACCAGCCCGACGTCGAGAGCGCCAAGCAGGCCGCTCGCGACCTGCTGGGCGGCGGGTCCGGCGCGGCCGACGAGCCGGCGTTCGTCGACGGCGACATCCAGGTGCGCGCCGCGGGCGGCGACTGGCTGGGCGACGCGAGCACGGTGTCCGACGCGCTGCGCCGGCTCATCGACCAGCTCGGCCCGACCGGTTACCTCGCGGTCATGGCCTACCTGGACCGGATCGCCGACAGCGCCCTCGCCGACACCCGGGTGCCGCTGGCCACGTCGCTCGGCCGCCCGGTGACGTTCGGCTGGGGACCGCGCTTCCTGCACTCCACCGGGCAGTACCACAAGGGTGGCCGCCCGGAGGGGGTCTACCTGCAGATCACCACCGAGCCACGGGAGGACCTTGCGGTGCCAGGCCGCGACTTCACCTTCGGCGAGTTCGTCTCCGCCCAGGCGGGCGGCGACGCCAAGGTGCTCGCCGACCACGGTCGCCCGGTGCTGCGCCTCCACCTCACCGCGCACGACGCCGGGCTCGCGCAGCTGACCCGCGCGATCTCCGAGGTCAGCGGGAACGGCGCGGGGGCGCGGTGA